From a single Miscanthus floridulus cultivar M001 chromosome 8, ASM1932011v1, whole genome shotgun sequence genomic region:
- the LOC136470549 gene encoding dirigent protein 10-like, with product MVVSVARLTQRRMWGHGSSRHLLPRGGSGPLLLPGGGTGCHLLGGGSGPLLLPDSGTGCHLLHGGGSGPLHLLDGGTGPNLLPSDGSGPLLLPSGGSSPHLIPDDGSGPHLIPSGGSSPHLIHGGGSGCHLLHGGGSGPLHLPDGGIGPNLLPSGGSGLLLLPGGGSGPHLVLGGGFGPHLIPGGGSDPHLIHSGGSRRHLLHGGGSSPLHLLDGGTGPNLLPSGGSGPHLVPSGGSGPHLVHDGGSGPHLFPGSGSGALLPDSERI from the coding sequence ATGGTAGTGAGCGTGGCTCGTCTCACCCAGCGGCGCATGTGGGGGCATGGATCCAGCCGCCACCTCCTCCCTAGAGGCGGATCtggccccctcctcctccccggcGGTGGAACCGGCTGCCACCTCCTCGGTGGTGGATCtggccccctcctcctccccgaTAGTGGAACCGGCTGCCACCTCCTCCATGGTGGTGGATCCGGCCCGCTCCACCTCCTCGACGGTGGAACCGGCCCTAACCTCCTCCCCAGCGATGGATCCGGCCCACTCCTCCTCCCCAGTGGTGGATCCAGCCCCCACCTCATCCCCGACGATGGATCTGGCCCCCACCTCATCCCCAGTGGTGGATCTAGCCCCCACCTCATCCACGGCGGTGGATCCGGATGCCACCTCCTCCACGGTGGTGGATCTGGCCCGCTCCACCTCCCCGATGGTGGAATCGGCCCCAACCTCCTCCCTAGCGGTGGATctggcctgctcctcctccctggTGGTGGATCCGGCCCCCACCTCGTCCTCGGCGGTGGATTCGGTCCCCACCTCATCCCTGGTGGTGGATCCGACCCCCACCTCATCCACAGCGGTGGATCCAGACGCCACCTCCTCCATGGTGGTGGATCCAGCCCGCTCCACCTCCTCGACGGTGGAACCGGCCCCAACCTCCTCCCTAGCGGTGGATCCGGCCCCCACCTCGTCCCCAGCGGTGGATCTGGCCCCCACCTCGTCCACGACGGCggatccggcccccacctctttccCGGCAGTGGATCCGGCGCCCTCCTCCCCGACAGCGAGCGGATCTAG